From the Mahella australiensis 50-1 BON genome, the window TGGTTATACCCGCTTCCATAGCCTCCCGAAAGCATCTGTCAAATGGATTCACACCATCTATTGCCCTTAAATGCGGTGTGGAGGGATCGGTATCTTCATTGCCGTCGGCGCCTTCAAAACCCATGCCATCGTTCCACATACCGACATGGCAGTGAGCATCTATCAGGCCGGGCAATATATACATCCCCGAGGCATCTATGATATCGACGTTTTCAGCGGCATCTATGTTATAGCCTATAGCCCTTATCTTATCATCCTCTACCAGCAAATCGCCGCCATCATAATCTTGTCCGGCCATAGTTAGTATTTTACCGTTTTTTATGAGTATCGAATGCTTCATCAACAATTCCTCTCCTATATTGTAATAACTGAACAGTTACATTTTATCACTAATATGCGGTGATTGAAAATAGAAATCACATTTTTTATTCTTCAGAATAATATGGATTGTGACTGTTTGGGATACGGCTTAATATATATTAAGCCTCCTGCAAATGAAGGAAACAAATAGTTGGAAATTCCCGGATGGTCATTATGAATTATCGGAAGGAGGCGAATATAACAATATGAAAAAATTCGCAGTTGTATTTTTACTTATGATTCTAATGTTGAGTATATTGACAGGCTGCAGCGATAAAAACGGGCTGATAGAGCTAAATGTATCCGAGCCTATACATTCCATCTTCTATGCCGGTCAATACATCGCGGTCAATGAAGGCTTCTTCGAGGAAGAAGGGCTTAAAGTGGAGATAACCACCGCGCAAGGATCCGACAAGGCCATGACTGCTATATTGTCCGGCACATCGCAAATAGCATTGGCCGGTCCCGAAACCACCGTATATGTGTATAATCAAGGCAAATCCGATTATGCGGTGAATTTCGCTCAGCTAACCAAACGCGACGGTTCATTTCTGGTAGGACGCAAACCAGAAACCGATTTTAAGTGGGAAAGCCTTAAAGATAAGACCGTTATAGGGGCTCGCCCTGGTGGAATGCCAGAAATGGTATTAGAATACGTATTAAAGCAGCACGGCCTTATGCCAGGCAAAGATGTCAACGTTATAACCAATATACAGTTGGATGCTGTGGCAGGGGCATTCAGCAGTGGTACGGGCGACTATG encodes:
- a CDS encoding ABC transporter substrate-binding protein; this encodes MKKFAVVFLLMILMLSILTGCSDKNGLIELNVSEPIHSIFYAGQYIAVNEGFFEEEGLKVEITTAQGSDKAMTAILSGTSQIALAGPETTVYVYNQGKSDYAVNFAQLTKRDGSFLVGRKPETDFKWESLKDKTVIGARPGGMPEMVLEYVLKQHGLMPGKDVNVITNIQLDAVAGAFSSGTGDYAALFEPTATMVEKENHGYVVTSIGKAGGEVPYTAFSATKSYIEKHPDIIQKFTNAIYKAQLWVEQHSSKEIAEAIKSFFPDTDMDVLTTVVQRYKDQDTWAKDPIMKEEAFMHMQDIIKEAGELDKTAPYDELVTVEFAKKAIENIKP